A stretch of the Corylus avellana chromosome ca6, CavTom2PMs-1.0 genome encodes the following:
- the LOC132183815 gene encoding citrate-binding protein-like: MKMNSSFCNSVLVILLLVSSFEPQPLCGADPTDGFTPVPLTDDNLKLQRPYNVPLQDRYSYENGVRTLWVYSNDKPFKPDSLTKPRTEVRIAGHDYSSGVWQFEGYAVVPKGTTGVAIAQILGAAEGATTLQLRIYNGDLKYYGSTLVASNLYDKWFRVNIIHDVNGGKVRVFIDGVEKYVGKDKGKATMYFKCGVYTQDGSSNYMESRWKGIKLFKKLFDRTCDEPRA, encoded by the exons ATGAAAATGAATTCTTCTTTCTGCAATAGTGTTCTAGTGATCTTGCTTCTTGTGAGCTCTTTTGAACCTCAGCCCCTTTGTGGTGCTGATCCTACCGATGGATTCACCCCTGTGCCTCTTACAGACGACAACCTTAAATTGCAGAGGCCATATAATGTACCCCTACAGGACCGTTACAGTTACGAAAATGGAGTTCGGACGTTATGGGTCTACAGCAATGACAAGCCCTTCAAGCCCGACAGTCTGACCAAGCCACGCACTGAAGTTCGTATAGCT GGACATGACTACTCATCGGGAGTTTGGCAGTTTGAAGGGTATGCTGTTGTGCCCAAAGGGACCACCGGTGTGGCAATAGCGCAAATCCTTGGTGCAGCGGAGGGCGCCACCACTCTGCAGCTGAGGATCTACAATGGAGACTTGAAATATTATGGTTCTACGTTGGTGGCATCAAATCTGTACGACAAGTGGTTCAGAGTAAACATTATCCACGATGTGAATGGAGGGAAAGTGAGAGTATTCATCGATGGCGTAGAAAAGTATGTGGGGAAAGATAAAGGGAAAGCCACCATGTATTTCAAGTGTGGAGTTTACACCCAAGATGGTTCCAGCAACTACATGGAATCAAGGTGGAAAGGGATcaaacttttcaagaaattattCGATCGTACGTGTGATGAGCCACGTGCCTGA
- the LOC132183979 gene encoding disease resistance protein RPV1-like → MAFHGASSSSSSVSSWAYDAFLSFRGEDTRKTFTAHLYAALCRNGINTFMDDKLRSGEEISPVLVKTIEESEISIIVLSKNYASSRWCLDELIKILECRKTRGQHVLPLFYHVDSSEVRNQTNSVGEAFAVLEERFKDDKMKVHDWKTALTQVTNLSGRLLENKYYLNEPEFIYEIVEWVNSILVNKTYFQVAQYPVGIESRVQDVKSLLDIEKNDITCMVGIIGTGGIGKTTIAKAIYNSIASQFEGSCFLENIRETSGQKGLVHLQNKLLSKILGGSSLMVDNVDQGITLIKKRLRLIRVLLVLDDVDQSVQLEKLVGKGHWFGLGSRIILTTRDENLLGAHGVYLPYRMNVLDYNEALQLFSWNAFKSEKPHDDFVELTEHVIGYAGGLPLALVVLGSDLFGKGLYEWKSALDRYKTIPNKKIQEILRISYDGLEDIVKDIFLDIACFFKGEKVGYVRKILDKCGFFPDYGIKVLVDKSLISIDKDFETLIMHDLLQEVGREIVRQESPKEPGKRSRLWFHEDVRHVLEGNTGSNKVEGILIDLPKQDLIHLSFKAFKKMKRLRLFISRNARFSQEPNFLSDELRLLDWPEYPGESFPSNFSGRNLVELSMPRSHLKELEGVQNFQNMTYMDFTDCKFLRKIPNVSRIPNLEKMTLDGCKNLVEVHHSVGFLDKLVVLSLRKCSNLTSFPRSLKMRSLKFLFLSGCSRLKTFPEIECQMECLDSVDFRDTDIEELPSSIGNLVGVSYLYLSGCTNLTNLSNSIYQLQDLKYLFLDGCSKVKFLKKVEDNRQSMPSVVSVEESAISSEVELLQFLPWTNASNSNDGFSSIAFPKLRQLYLGSCALSESNFFRTVDCASALNVLDLSGSDIVTLPPCIRRFVGLKSLTLKNCKQLREILGLPPNVEYVNASGCVSLAIFLEEFRRSQLFNTWDPLEPIGVGMGFPGNNVQTESDFLIQHDCPSSLEYLYLSSSSIVSLPAWFNRFVGLKRLALNDCKQLREISELPPTIGWIDLSNCHELRETMGNDLQIRLLSEGHLEDHKFSCIFPGNKIPDWFNHRKEVLKSNSCQIDINEHAPLDEEITKIAFSAVIGTKAYITDVQDEIIEGGQDEDEGTFEIIFEVTNDGIPIYSFVEDISGQIQSDHVWLHYDVPESYELKGDNLQVTFKLRSASMFFKSCGFHLVHWYEEKADSRFNRWYSTS, encoded by the exons ATGGCATTCCACGgagcttcttcctcttcctcttccgtTTCCAGCTGGGCTTATGATgcattcttgagttttagaggcgaAGATACTCGGAAAACTTTTACTGCTCATCTATATGCAGCTTTATGTCGAAACGGAATCAACACCTTCATGGATGATAAGCTTAGAAGTGGAGAAGAAATTTCACCGGTACTTGTCAAAACCATTGAAGAGTCGGAGATTTCAATCATTGTACTTTCTAAAAACTACGCATCATCTCGATGGTGCTTGGATGAGCTAATAAAGATCCTTGAGTGTAGAAAAACAAGAGGGCAACACGTTCTACCATTGTTCTACCATGTTGATTCGTCTGAAGTACGAAATCAAACCAATAGTGTTGGAGAGGCATTCGCCGTACTTGAAGAAAGGTTTAAGGATGATAAAATGAAGGTACATGATTGGAAGACAGCCTTAACACAAGTGACGAATTTATCTGGGAGGCTTTTGGAGAACAAGTACTATTT GAATGAACCTgaatttatttatgaaatcgTTGAATGGGTGAATTCGATATTAGTAAACAAGACATACTTTCAAGTTGCCCAGTATCCAGTTGGAATAGAGTCTCGTGTACAAGATGTGAAGTCGCTTTTAGATATAGAAAAGAATGACATTACATGCATGGTAGGGATCATCGGAACtggtggaattggtaagacaactattGCCAAAGCTATCTACAACTCAATTGCTTCTCAGTTTgaaggtagttgttttcttgaaaatattagAGAAACTTCTGGCCAAAAGGGTCTGGTCCATTTGCAAAATAAACTCCTTTCTAAGATCCTAGGAGGTTCAAGTTTAATGGTCGACAATGTTGATCAAGGCATTACTTTGATAAAGAAGAGGCTTCGCCTAATAAGGGTACttttagttcttgatgatgtggatcagtCGGTCCAATTAGAAAAGTTAGTTGGAAAAGGTCATTGGTTTGGcttaggaagtagaatcattcTAACAACAAGAGATGAAAATTTACTTGGTGCACATGGAGTTTATTTACCATACCGGATGAATGTGTTGGATTACAATGAAGCTCTTCAACTCTTTAGTTGGAATGCCTTCAAAAGTGAAAAACCTCACGACGATTTTGTAGAACTCACAGAACATGTAATAGGTTATGCCGGGGGCCTTCCACTGGCCTTAGTAGTGCTGGGTTCAGATCTATTTGGTAAAGGCTTGtatgaatggaaaagtgcattggaTAGGTATAAAacaattccaaataaaaaaattcaagaaatacttagaataagttatgatgggtTGGAGGACATTGTAAAggatattttccttgacattgcaTGTTTTTTCAAAGGAGAAAAAGTAGGTTATGTTAGAAAAATACTAGACAAGTGTGGTTTCTTCCCAGATTACGGTATAAAAGTGCTTGTGGATAAGTCTCTCATATCTATTGATAAGGACTTCGAGACATTAATTATGCATGACTTGCTACAAGAagtgggtagagaaattgttcgacaagaatcacccAAAGAACCTGGCAAGCGTAGTAGGttgtggtttcatgaagatgttcGTCATGTCCTAGAAGGAAATACG ggATCAAATAAAGTTGAGGGCATATTAATAGATTTGCCTAAACAAGACTTGATACACTTGAGCTTCAAAGCTTTCAAGAAGATGAAAAGGCTCAGACTATTTATAAGCCGTAATGCACGCTTTTCTCAAGAGCCTAATTTTCTTTCTGATGAGTTAAGATTGCTTGATTGGCCTGAATATCCTGGAGAAtcttttccatcaaatttttcTGGAAGAAACCTTGTTGAGTTAAGTATGCCTCGTAGTCACCTGAAGGAGTTGGAGGGTGTCCAG AATTTCCAAAACATGACATATATGGATTTCACTGATTGCAAGTTCCTAAGAAAAATTCCTAATGTTTCAAGGATtccaaatttagagaaaatgacTCTTGATGGTTGCAAAAATTTAGTTGAAGTTCATCATTCTGTTGGATTCCTTGATAAGCTCGTTGTTTTGAGTCTTAGAAAATGCTCTAATCTTACAAGTTTTCCAAGAAGCCTCAAGATGAGATCTctcaaatttcttttcctttcggGTTGCTCAAGGCTTAAAACCTTCCCTGAAATTGAGTGTCAAATGGAATGTTTAGACTCCGTTGACTTTCGGGATACTGATATAGAGGAATTGCCTTCATCCATTGGAAACCTTGTCGGGGTTAGTTACTTATATCTGAGCGGTTGCACAAACCTTACAAATCTTTCGAATAGCATTTATCAATTGCAAGATTTAAAGTATCTTTTTCTCGATGGTTGTTCAAAagttaagtttttaaaaaaggtggAGGATAACAGACAATCAATGCCTTCTGTTGTATCCGTAGAGGAATCTGCAATTTCTTCAGAGGTAGAATTACTCCAATTTTTGCCTTGGACGAATGCAAGCAATTCTAATGATGGTTTTTCTTCGATAGCATTTCCGAAACTTCGACAGTTGTATCTTGGTAGTTGTGCCCTATCGGAGTCAAATTTCTTTAGAACAGTTGATTGTGCCTCTGCGTTAAATGTTTTAGATCTATCAGGTAGTGATATTGTTACCCTTCCTCCATGCATAAGAAGATTTGTTGGATTGAAGTCCCTTACTTTGAAAAATTGCAAGCAACTTCGAGAAATTCTAGGACTTCCACCAAATGTAGAATATGTGAATGCTAGCGGGTGTGTGTCATTGGCaatatttttagaagaatttagAAGATCTCAATTGTTTAATACATGGGACCCACTAGAGCCTATTGGGGTTGGAATGGGATTTCCTGGAAACAATGTCCAAACAGAATCAGATTTCTTGATTCAACATGATTGCCCTTCTAGTTTGGAATATCTATATCTATCAAGTAGCTCTATTGTTAGCCTTCCTGCCTGGTTCAACAGATTTGTTGGATTGAAGCGCCTTGCCTTGAATGATTGCAAGCAACTTCGAGAAATTTCAGAACTTCCACCAACAATTGGATGGATTGACTTGTCCAATTGCCATGAACTACGAGAAACTATGGGGAATGATCTGCAAATTCGTTTATTGAGTGAG GGACATCTCGAGGACCATAAATTTAGTTGTATATTTCCAGGAAATAAGATTCCAGACTGGTTCAACCATCGTAAAGaggttttaaaaagtaattcaTGTCAAATAGATATTAATGAGCATGCACCTTTGGATGAGGAGATCACAAAAATTGCTTTCTCTGCTGTTATTGGAACAAAAGCATATATCACTGATGTACAAGATGAAATAATAGAGGGTGgacaagatgaagatgaaggtACTTTTGAAATTATCTTTGAAGTCACCAATGATGGTATACCAATATATTCTTTTGTGGAAGATATCTCCGGTCAAATTCAGTCAGATCATGTATGGTTGCACTATGATGTTCCAGAATCTTATGAGCTAAAGGGGGATAATCTTCAAGTTACATTTAAGCTAAGGTCAGCATCAATGTTCTTTAAAAGTTGCGGATTCCATCTGGTACATTGGTATGAAGAGAAAGCTGACAGTAGATTTAACAGATGGTATTCAACTTCCTAA
- the LOC132183981 gene encoding disease resistance protein RPV1-like, with translation MAFHGASSSSSSVSSWAYDAFLSFRGEDTRKTFTAHLYAALCRNGINTFMDDKLRSGEEISPVLVKTIEESEISIIVLSKNYASSRWCLDELIKILECRKTRGQHVLPLFYHVDSSEVRNQTNSVGEAFAVLEERFKDDKMKVHDWKTALTQVTNLSGRLLENKYYF, from the coding sequence ATGGCATTCCACGgagcttcttcctcttcctcttccgtTTCCAGCTGGGCTTATGATgcattcttgagttttagaggcgaAGATACTCGGAAAACTTTTACTGCTCATCTATATGCAGCTTTATGTCGAAACGGAATCAACACCTTCATGGATGATAAGCTTAGAAGTGGAGAAGAAATTTCACCGGTACTTGTCAAAACCATTGAAGAGTCGGAGATTTCAATCATTGTACTTTCTAAAAACTACGCATCATCTCGATGGTGCTTGGATGAGCTAATAAAGATCCTTGAGTGTAGAAAAACAAGAGGGCAACACGTTCTACCATTGTTCTACCATGTTGATTCGTCTGAAGTACGAAATCAAACCAATAGTGTTGGAGAGGCATTCGCCGTACTTGAAGAAAGGTTTAAGGATGATAAAATGAAGGTACATGATTGGAAGACAGCCTTAACACAAGTGACGAATTTATCTGGGAGGCTTTTGGAGAACAAGTACTATTTCTAA
- the LOC132183982 gene encoding disease resistance protein Roq1-like encodes MVGIIGTGGIGKTTIAKAIYNSIASQFEGSCFLENIRETSGQKGLVHLQNKLLSKILGGSSLMVDNVDQGITLIKKRLRLIRVLLVLDDVDQSVQLEKLVGKGHWFGLGSRIILTTRDENLLGAHGVYLPYRMNVLDYNEALQLFSWNAFKSEKPHNDFVELTEHVIGYAGGLPLALVVLGSDLFGEKVGYVRKILDKCGFFPDYGIKVLVDKSLISIDKDFETLIMHDLLQEVGREIVRQESPKEPGKRSRLWFHEDVRHVLEGNTGSNKVEGILIDLPKQDLIHLSFKAFKKMKRLRLFISRNARFSQEPNFLSDELRLLDWPEYPGESFPSNFSGRNLVELSMPRSHLKELEGVQNFQNMTYMDFTDCKFLRKIPNVSRIPNLEKMTLDGCKNLVEVHHSVGFLDKLVVLSLRKCSNLTSFPRSLKMRSLKFLFLSGCSRLKTFPEIECQMECLDSVDFRDTDIEELPSSIGNLVGVSYLYLSGCTNLTNLSNSIYQLQDLKYLFLDGCSKVKFLKKVEDNRQSMPSVVSVEESAISSKVELLQFLPWTNASNSNDGFSSIAFPKLRQLYLGSCALSESNFFRTVDCASALNVLDLSGSDIVTLPPCIRRFVGLKSLTLKNCKQLREILGLPPNVEYVNASGCVSLAIFLEEFRRSQLFNTWDPLEPIGVGMGFPGNNVQTESDFLIQHDCPSSLEYLYLSSSSIVSLPAWFNRFVGLKRLALNDCKQLREISELPPTIGWIDLSNCHELRETMGNDLQIRLLSEGHLEDHKFSCIFPGNKIPDWFNHRKEVLKSNSCQIDINEHAPLDEEITKIAFSAVIGTKAYITDVQDEIIEGGQDEDEGTFEIIFEVTNDGIPIYSFVEDISGQIQSDHVWLHYDVPESYELKGDNLQVTFKLRWYSTS; translated from the exons ATGGTAGGGATCATCGGAACtggtggaattggtaagacaactattGCCAAAGCTATCTACAACTCAATTGCTTCTCAGTTTgaaggtagttgttttcttgaaaatattagAGAAACTTCTGGCCAAAAGGGCCTGGTCCATTTGCAAAATAAACTCCTTTCTAAGATCCTAGGAGGTTCAAGTTTAATGGTCGACAATGTTGATCAAGGCATTACTTTGATAAAGAAGAGGCTTCGCCTAATAAGGGTACttttagttcttgatgatgtggatcagtCGGTCCAATTAGAAAAGTTAGTTGGAAAAGGTCATTGGTTTGGcttaggaagtagaatcattcTAACAACAAGAGATGAAAATTTACTTGGTGCACATGGAGTTTATTTACCATACCGGATGAATGTGTTGGATTACAATGAAGCTCTTCAACTCTTTAGTTGGAATGCCTTCAAAAGTGAAAAACCTCACAACGATTTTGTAGAACTCACAGAACATGTAATAGGTTATGCCGGGGGCCTTCCACTGGCCTTAGTAGTGCTGGGTTCAGATCTATTTG GAGAAAAAGTAGGTTATGTTAGAAAAATACTAGACAAGTGTGGTTTCTTCCCAGATTACGGTATAAAAGTGCTTGTGGATAAGTCTCTCATATCTATTGATAAGGACTTCGAGACATTAATTATGCATGACTTGCTACAAGAagtgggtagagaaattgttcgacaagaatcacccAAAGAACCTGGCAAGCGTAGTAGGttgtggtttcatgaagatgttcGTCATGTCCTAGAAGGAAATACG ggATCAAATAAAGTTGAGGGCATATTAATAGATTTGCCTAAACAAGACTTGATACACTTGAGCTTCAAAGCTTTCAAGAAGATGAAAAGGCTCAGACTATTTATAAGCCGTAATGCACGCTTTTCTCAAGAGCCTAATTTTCTTTCTGATGAGTTAAGATTGCTTGATTGGCCTGAATATCCTGGAGAAtcttttccatcaaatttttcTGGAAGAAACCTTGTTGAGTTAAGTATGCCTCGTAGTCACCTGAAGGAGTTGGAGGGTGTCCAG AATTTCCAAAACATGACATATATGGATTTCACTGATTGCAAGTTCCTAAGAAAAATTCCTAATGTTTCAAGGATtccaaatttagagaaaatgacTCTTGATGGTTGCAAAAATTTAGTTGAAGTTCATCATTCTGTTGGATTCCTTGATAAGCTCGTTGTTTTGAGTCTTAGAAAATGCTCTAATCTTACAAGTTTTCCAAGAAGCCTCAAGATGAGATCTctcaaatttcttttcctttcggGTTGCTCAAGGCTTAAAACCTTCCCTGAAATTGAGTGTCAAATGGAATGTTTAGACTCCGTTGACTTTCGAGATACTGATATAGAGGAATTGCCTTCATCCATTGGAAACCTTGTCGGGGTTAGTTACTTATATCTGAGCGGTTGCACAAACCTTACAAATCTTTCGAATAGCATTTATCAATTGCAAGATTTAAAGTATCTTTTTCTCGATGGTTGTTCAAAagttaagtttttaaaaaaggtggAGGATAACAGACAATCAATGCCTTCTGTTGTATCCGTAGAGGAATCTGCAATTTCTTCAAAGGTAGAATTACTCCAATTTTTGCCTTGGACGAATGCAAGCAATTCTAATGATGGTTTTTCTTCGATAGCATTTCCGAAACTTCGACAGTTGTATCTTGGTAGTTGTGCCCTATCGGAGTCAAATTTCTTTAGAACAGTTGATTGTGCCTCTGCGTTAAATGTTTTAGATCTATCAGGTAGTGATATTGTTACCCTTCCTCCATGCATAAGAAGATTTGTTGGATTGAAGTCCCTTACTTTGAAAAATTGCAAGCAACTTCGAGAAATTCTAGGACTTCCACCAAATGTAGAATATGTGAATGCTAGCGGGTGTGTGTCATTGGCaatatttttagaagaatttagAAGATCTCAATTGTTTAATACATGGGACCCACTAGAGCCTATTGGGGTTGGAATGGGATTTCCTGGAAACAATGTCCAAACAGAATCAGATTTCTTGATTCAACATGATTGCCCTTCTAGTTTGGAATATCTATATCTATCAAGTAGCTCTATTGTTAGCCTTCCTGCCTGGTTCAACAGATTTGTTGGATTGAAGCGCCTTGCCTTGAATGATTGCAAGCAACTTCGAGAAATTTCAGAACTTCCACCAACAATTGGATGGATTGACTTGTCCAATTGCCATGAACTACGAGAAACTATGGGGAATGATCTGCAAATTCGTTTATTGAGTGAG GGACATCTCGAGGACCATAAATTTAGTTGTATATTTCCAGGAAATAAGATTCCAGACTGGTTCAACCATCGTAAAGaggttttaaaaagtaattcaTGTCAAATAGATATTAATGAGCATGCACCTTTGGATGAGGAGATCACAAAAATTGCTTTCTCTGCTGTTATTGGAACAAAAGCATATATCACTGATGTACAAGATGAAATAATAGAGGGTGgacaagatgaagatgaaggtACTTTTGAAATTATCTTTGAAGTCACCAATGATGGTATACCAATATATTCTTTTGTGGAAGATATCTCCGGTCAAATTCAGTCAGATCATGTATGGTTGCACTATGATGTTCCAGAATCTTATGAGCTAAAGGGGGATAATCTTCAAGTTACATTTAAGCTAAG ATGGTATTCAACTTCCTAA
- the LOC132185753 gene encoding protein PHLOEM UNLOADING MODULATOR: MKWPATPGLGVAAMSYVVIDYLRHLSPVWHERLQPALWSLLALIAVIRVPFYKHWSSEFRAAIPFVASMIFMLSALLFEALSVRFVTAVLGLDWHIDTPPLPDTGQWLLLALNEKLPHPIVEILRARIIGLHHFLMLFMMLAFSVLFDSVKAPGLGIGARYMFTMAIGRLLRAITFVSTILPSARPWCATARFRVPGYPHRWAQKYYVPYASDSNSIRQLLRMDIAYADTGGYPSEYQPDWGSMSFLIDFLRPTASEGSSWFSLLKKAGGGCNDLLYSGHMLVAVLTAMAWTEAYGGFSSALIWLLVAHSAQREIRERHHYTVDCIVAIYVGFLLWKMTGFIWPREDASRGRRLIKLEKIQGRLIQAAKDSDMEKVRELLEEVETGSQESKSKGPSRAMLVLASAIILSALTIVLLALTWTSDG, translated from the exons ATGAAGTGGCCGGCGACGCCAGGTCTCGGCGTCGCCGCCATGTCCTACGTGGTGATCGACTACCTCCGCCACCTATCGCCGGTGTGGCACGAGCGACTTCAGCCAGCACTCTGGTCACTGCTCGCTCTAATCGCTGTCATTCGCGTCCCATTCTACAAGCACTGGTCCTCTGAGTTTCGCGCGGCCATACCCTTCGTCGCTTCCATGATCTTCATGCTCTCAGCTCTCCTCTTCGAGGCTCTTTCCGTGCGCTTCGTCACCGCCGTGCTCGGCCTCGATTGGCACAT TGATACACCTCCTCTTCCTGACACTGGCCAGTGGTTACTCCTTGCACTGAACGAGAAGCTTCCTCATCCCATAGTTGAGATACTGAGAGCTCGTATTATTGGACTGCACCATTTCCTAATGCTGTTCATGATGCTGGCTTTCTCTGTACTATTTGACTCTGTAAAAGCTCCTGGCCTTGGGATAGGTGCAAGATACATGTTCACCATGGCAATTGGCCGTCTTCTTCGAGCCATAACTTTTGTATCTACCATTCTGCCATCAGCCAGGCCTTGGTGTGCTACTGCTCGGTTTAGAGTTCCTGGATATCCTCATCGTTGGGCTCAGAAATATTATGTCCCTTATGCTTCAGATTCTAATTCTATTCGTCAGTTACTTCGAATGGATATAGCTTATG CTGATACTGGAGGATACCCTAGTGAGTACCAACCAGATTGGGGTTCAATGAGCTTCCTAATTGATTTCCTGCGCCCAACTGCCTCAGAGGGATCTTCATGGTTCAGTCTGCTAAAGAAAGCCGGAGGCGGCTGCAATGACCTCCTTTACAGCGGCCACATGCTTGTTGCTGTACTGACAGCCATGGCTTGGACG GAAGCTTATGGAGGTTTTAGCTCAGCTCTTATATGGCTTCTCGTAGCGCACAGCGCCCAGAGAGAGATACGAGAGCGTCACCATTACACTGTTGACTGTATCGTGGCCATATACGTCGGCTTCCTCCTCTGGAAAATGACGGGTTTTATCTGGCCTCGCGAGGACGCTTCCCGAGGTAGAAGGCTAATTAAGCTAGAGAAAATCCAAGGTAGACTAATCCAAGCCGCAAAGGACTCGGACATGGAGAAAGTGAGGGAGCTTCTCGAAGAGGTGGAGACGGGCAGTCAAGAGAGTAAGAGCAAAGGCCCAAGCAGAGCTATGTTGGTGCTTGCTAGTGCAATCATTTTGTCTGCACTAACCATTGTTCTTCTGGCCTTAACATGGACGAGCGATGGATGA